The proteins below come from a single Elusimicrobiales bacterium genomic window:
- a CDS encoding DUF1646 family protein produces the protein MIESYLPVVALSLVMAAVLLLPFSVKKIEEELEIFLLIMGVAAVTVSGQWSRHLLAESLREPLLISCAVLAAGFAFRGLRAGLHSAAALMIEKLGLPAAAFIIVLALGMCSSGVTAIIAALALSEAICAFGLDRDGEAAVAVYGCYAIGLGAALSPIGEPLSAITVAKLKGPPHFADSGWLFSTLGAWILPGVAVCAFMAARAARRCGVSGREHSSGRESSGGIILRALKIYVFVAALVLLGAGLGPLAEISTGKLAHWQLYWINSLSAVLDNATLAAAEIVPSMTRQQIQFLLMGLLVAGGMLIPGNIPNIICASKLGISSRRWAALALPPGIALMAVYFALLSLAR, from the coding sequence GTGATTGAGTCTTATCTGCCCGTAGTGGCGCTGTCGTTGGTGATGGCGGCGGTGCTGCTGCTGCCGTTTTCCGTCAAAAAAATTGAAGAGGAACTGGAGATTTTCCTGCTGATAATGGGCGTGGCGGCGGTAACCGTTTCCGGGCAGTGGAGCCGCCATCTGCTGGCGGAATCTTTGCGCGAGCCGCTGCTTATCTCCTGCGCGGTGCTGGCGGCGGGGTTCGCATTCCGGGGGCTGCGCGCGGGACTGCATTCGGCGGCGGCGCTGATGATAGAGAAGCTGGGGCTTCCCGCCGCGGCGTTTATCATTGTGCTGGCTCTGGGGATGTGTTCCAGCGGCGTAACCGCCATAATCGCCGCGCTGGCGCTGTCGGAGGCGATATGCGCCTTCGGATTGGACAGGGACGGCGAGGCCGCCGTCGCCGTTTACGGCTGTTACGCGATAGGCCTGGGCGCCGCGTTGTCGCCGATAGGGGAGCCGCTTTCCGCCATAACCGTGGCCAAATTGAAAGGCCCGCCGCATTTTGCGGACTCGGGCTGGCTGTTTTCAACGCTGGGGGCGTGGATATTGCCGGGGGTGGCCGTGTGCGCTTTCATGGCCGCGCGCGCGGCGCGCCGCTGCGGCGTTTCGGGGCGCGAGCATTCGTCCGGGCGTGAATCCTCCGGCGGCATAATACTGCGCGCGCTTAAAATATATGTGTTTGTCGCCGCGCTGGTGCTGCTGGGCGCGGGGCTTGGGCCGCTTGCGGAAATTTCCACAGGCAAACTGGCGCACTGGCAGCTTTACTGGATAAACTCGCTTTCCGCGGTGCTGGATAACGCCACTCTGGCGGCGGCGGAGATAGTCCCCTCCATGACGCGGCAGCAGATACAGTTCCTGCTTATGGGGCTGCTTGTGGCCGGAGGAATGCTTATACCGGGCAATATCCCCAACATAATATGCGCCTCCAAGCTGGGCATTTCAAGCCGCCGCTGGGCGGCGCTGGCGCTGCCGCCGGGCATTGCGCTGATGGCGGTTTATTTCGCGCTTTTGTCGCTGGCGCGGTAA